The following proteins are co-located in the Sporolactobacillus pectinivorans genome:
- a CDS encoding peptidase C39, translating to MKTPLYYQMSEYDCGTVTLLNAVKYLFPRELIPPDVIKAITAYSLDTYNSDGEVGKSGTSKASMKFIVEWLNYNGPIKGLPIHGTYYAGERVHLGESSEIIDAIKNDGAAIFRLNYGGAHYVLATKVDTKNKYLYLFDPYLDEDLKYTDGIVLLDGFPYEYNRKVPFSFFEEEDNQKVYAFGKKDQREAVVFYARDKVAFR from the coding sequence GTGAAGACTCCGCTCTATTATCAGATGTCTGAGTATGACTGCGGTACAGTAACGCTATTAAATGCCGTTAAATATCTTTTCCCGCGAGAATTGATTCCGCCTGACGTAATCAAAGCGATTACGGCTTATTCACTGGATACATATAATTCGGATGGTGAAGTCGGCAAGAGCGGCACATCGAAAGCATCGATGAAGTTTATCGTCGAATGGTTAAATTATAACGGACCAATAAAGGGGCTTCCCATTCACGGAACTTATTATGCAGGTGAACGTGTACATTTGGGAGAAAGCAGTGAGATCATTGACGCCATCAAAAACGACGGTGCAGCCATTTTCAGATTGAACTACGGTGGGGCGCATTATGTGCTGGCAACGAAAGTAGACACGAAGAATAAATATCTTTATTTATTTGACCCTTATCTGGATGAAGATTTAAAGTATACAGACGGGATCGTTCTGCTTGACGGATTTCCCTATGAATATAACCGCAAAGTACCGTTCAGTTTTTTTGAAGAAGAGGATAACCAAAAAGTATATGCATTTGGCAAAAAAGATCAAAGGGAAGCCGTCGTGTTTTATGCGCGTGACAAGGTGGCTTTCAGATGA